The genomic DNA GCGCCCATGCGTGTGGGGTGCGCCACCGCCTCGCGCAGCACCGCGAGGAAGCGCGCACGCGGCCACTCGACCGCACCGAAGCTGGCCAGGTGCGCGGTCGGCACCTGGCAGTCCACCAGCTCGATGCCCCAGCGCACGAAGTGCGCGAGCGCGGTCACGAACGCCACCTTCGACGCGTCGGGCCGCAGCGCGAACATGGACTCACCGAAGAACGCGCGCCCCAGGCTGACCCCGTACAGGCCGCCCACCAGCTCCTCGCCTTCGTATGCCTCGATGCTGTGCGCAAACCCGAGCCGGTGCAGGCGCGTGTACCCGTCCAGCAGCTCGTCGGTGATCCACGTTCCGTGCTGCCCGGGGCGCCGGACTGTGGCGCACGCCTGCATCACGGCTTCGAAGCGCGTGTCCGCCCGGATGGTGTAGCGCGCCCTCAGCACCTGCTTGCGCAGCGTGCGTCCAACGATCGCGTCCTGGGGCCGCAGCACGAAGCGGGGGTCCGGGCTGAACCACAGGAGGGGCTGCCCCTCCACGGGCCACGGGAAGATGCCCTGGCTGTACGCCAGCAAGAGCCGCTGGGGCGCGGTGTCCCCTCCGATGGCCACCAGCCCCTCGGGGGACGCGCGCTCCGGCGGCGGGAACGCGAGCGCGTCGCTCAGGAGGTAGACCATCGCCCGAGGTCTCCCCAGAGCGCGTCGAAGTCCCGCTGAAAGGACTCGACGAGCCGCGTCTCGCGCGTGACCACGACGTTCTCGCGGTTGTAGAGCGCCGCGCTGCGGGTCCAGTTGTAGCTGCCCGTGACCAGCACCTGCCCGTCGAACAGGGCGTACTTGTGGTGCATGTGGTGCTCGGAGCGGTCCACGCGCAAGGCCACGCCGCTCCGCTCCAGCGCCCGCGCGTCCGAGCCCTCGTCCAGCGCCTTGTCGTTGTCCGTGATGACCCGCACGGACACGCCCCGACGGTGCGCAGCCAGGATGCGCTCGCTGATGTGGTCGTCGGTGATGGTGAAGACGCAGATGTCGGCCGACTGACGCGCCGCGTCCAGGAGCGACCGGATGCGTTCCCGACAAGCCTCCCCAGGGCTGAAGTGCGCCTCGCTGGCAGCGCCGTGGGGAGCGCTGCTGGGGGCGTGGGCCGGCACGACCTTGAGCACGTCCTCGAGCCACTTGAGCAACGCGTGGCCGTCGTTCGCCAGATCGCCAGCGCGCGCCACGTCGAAGGCTCGGTTGCGCACGAAGGCGGCGTCCTCGGCGGACGTCACCACCCGCGCGAAGAGCGCCCCCAGGTCGGTCCGCTCCTCGCGCGACAGGCGTCGATCCTCCGCGCTGTCTCGCAGCACGCGCTCGACCTCCCGCTGCTCGTCGCCGGTCACGCCTCGACGGCCCCGCTGGGCGTCCCCAGCGCGCTTCCAGCGCCAGCGCCTGCGCCCCCGACACCGTCCCCGCCGGGAGTGCCGGCCGGCGGTGCCGCCTCGAACGTCAGCGCGATGTCGTCGTCCGTCACCACCACGCGTACGTGGCCGCCCTCGGGCAGGTCGCCGTACACCAGCGCCTTCGCGATGGGCTTCTTGAGCTTGTTCTCGACCAGGCGGGCCATGGGCCGCGCGCCCATCGTCGCGTCGTAGCCGTGCTCGGCCAACCACGTGAGCGCCTCGTCCGTGAGCGTGAGCGTGACCTGCTTGTCCTCCAGCATGCCGGCCAGCAGCGCCACCTCCTTGTCCACCACGCGCCGGATGACCTCGCGCGACAGCCCGTGGAAGTACACCACGGCGTCCAGGCGGTTGCGGAACTCCGGCGTGAACGTGCGCTCCATGGCGGCCTTGGCGCGCGACTCGCCCAGGCTGCGCTCCGCCGCCTCACCACCGAAGCCCAGCACCTTGGCGGAGGCTTCGAAGGCGCCCGCGTTGGTGGTCATGATCAGCACGGCGTTGCGGAAGTCCGCTTCGCGCCCGTTGTTGTCGGTCAGCGTCGCGCGGTCCATCACCTGCAGCAGGATGTTGAACAACTCGGGGTGGGCCTTCTCGATCTCGTCGAGCACCACGACGCTGTGCGGGTGCTTGCGGATGGCGTCCGTCAGCAGGC from Sandaracinaceae bacterium includes the following:
- a CDS encoding leucyl/phenylalanyl-tRNA--protein transferase yields the protein MVYLLSDALAFPPPERASPEGLVAIGGDTAPQRLLLAYSQGIFPWPVEGQPLLWFSPDPRFVLRPQDAIVGRTLRKQVLRARYTIRADTRFEAVMQACATVRRPGQHGTWITDELLDGYTRLHRLGFAHSIEAYEGEELVGGLYGVSLGRAFFGESMFALRPDASKVAFVTALAHFVRWGIELVDCQVPTAHLASFGAVEWPRARFLAVLREAVAHPTRMGA
- a CDS encoding DUF1669 domain-containing protein, producing the protein MTGDEQREVERVLRDSAEDRRLSREERTDLGALFARVVTSAEDAAFVRNRAFDVARAGDLANDGHALLKWLEDVLKVVPAHAPSSAPHGAASEAHFSPGEACRERIRSLLDAARQSADICVFTITDDHISERILAAHRRGVSVRVITDNDKALDEGSDARALERSGVALRVDRSEHHMHHKYALFDGQVLVTGSYNWTRSAALYNRENVVVTRETRLVESFQRDFDALWGDLGRWSTS